One window of Paludibacter propionicigenes WB4 genomic DNA carries:
- a CDS encoding glycosyltransferase family protein: MKYLFVVQGEGRGHFTQALSLKSMLEKNGHEVVAVLVGCSAKRTLPDFFTRKIENEVIQFQSPNFLPTPKGKQSPLIISILYNVLLLPVYISSLLTIRRAIKTYEPDVVVNFYELMCGATYGIFNPKPPMINVAHQYYFLTPDFRYTGENKKQFRLLNFYSRLTALNAYKILALSFRRENSLYYGNITIVPPLLREEVLRKEITSGDYIHGYMLNSGYAKELAAWSTENPDQPLHFFWDKKNVQKTESLTPALTMHQLSDILFLEKMAGCKAYATTGGFESVCEAMYMQKPVLMVPTHIEQECNVIDAISSGAGVAANEFDLDLLLGFVPQYTRSQEFRSWTQNAESFFLFELTRLEYEESNIFATL, encoded by the coding sequence ATGAAATACTTGTTTGTAGTGCAAGGTGAGGGCAGAGGCCATTTTACTCAAGCTTTAAGTTTAAAATCGATGCTTGAAAAAAATGGTCATGAAGTGGTGGCTGTGTTGGTTGGTTGTAGTGCCAAACGCACATTGCCCGACTTTTTTACCAGAAAGATTGAGAATGAAGTTATACAGTTTCAGAGTCCGAATTTTCTGCCCACACCTAAAGGTAAGCAGTCACCATTAATTATAAGTATTCTTTATAATGTATTACTGTTGCCGGTTTATATCAGTAGCTTGTTGACAATTCGGCGTGCAATAAAAACTTATGAACCCGATGTGGTTGTCAATTTCTACGAACTGATGTGTGGTGCAACTTATGGAATTTTTAATCCAAAGCCACCCATGATAAACGTGGCTCATCAGTATTATTTTCTAACTCCCGATTTTCGGTACACGGGCGAAAATAAGAAACAATTTAGATTGTTGAACTTTTACTCGCGCCTTACGGCTCTGAATGCGTATAAAATATTAGCATTGTCATTCCGCAGAGAAAATAGCTTATATTATGGCAATATAACTATTGTGCCACCGCTTCTTCGTGAAGAAGTGCTTCGGAAAGAAATTACAAGCGGCGATTATATTCACGGATATATGCTCAACAGTGGCTATGCGAAGGAACTCGCTGCATGGAGTACTGAAAATCCTGACCAGCCGCTTCATTTCTTTTGGGATAAGAAGAATGTACAAAAGACTGAAAGTCTCACTCCTGCGTTAACTATGCATCAACTAAGTGATATACTTTTTCTGGAAAAAATGGCCGGTTGTAAGGCTTATGCCACTACAGGCGGTTTCGAATCGGTGTGTGAAGCGATGTACATGCAAAAACCGGTATTAATGGTGCCTACCCATATTGAGCAAGAATGTAATGTGATTGATGCCATTAGTTCAGGTGCGGGCGTGGCGGCCAATGAATTTGATCTGGATTTACTGCTTGGTTTTGTGCCGCAATACACCAGAAGTCAGGAATTCAGATCCTGGACACAAAATGCAGAATCATTTTTTCTATTCGAACTTACCCGACTTGAATACGAAGAATCAAATATATTTGCGACGCTTTAG
- a CDS encoding UDP-2,3-diacylglucosamine diphosphatase, which translates to MYNQKFYPTIVISDVHLGTEHSKTAELAEFLRTVNCDTLILNGDIIDGWHLQKGGKGKWKKEHTDFFKIIMKMMENHNTKVIYVRGNHDDFIDYIAPLSFANINIVKDYMHVKNGKRYYVVHGDIFDNVTSKMVWLAKLGDVGYTLLLWLNRIYNKNRAKRGLPYFSLSQSIKQKVKSAVSYISNYENELVSLARSRHADGIICGHIHQPADRMIDGIHYLNSGDWVESMSALLEHEDGTWEVYMHTDATKEQPKQAMEVIEFPAGSKNPMKVAFSNNFFNPFF; encoded by the coding sequence ATGTACAATCAAAAATTTTATCCTACAATTGTTATCTCCGACGTGCACCTCGGAACAGAACATTCTAAAACCGCTGAACTGGCGGAATTTCTACGCACGGTAAATTGTGATACTCTTATTCTTAACGGCGATATTATTGATGGATGGCATCTGCAAAAAGGCGGAAAAGGAAAGTGGAAGAAAGAACATACCGACTTCTTCAAAATTATCATGAAAATGATGGAGAACCACAATACTAAGGTAATCTATGTTCGTGGTAATCATGATGATTTCATTGACTATATTGCACCGCTGTCATTTGCCAACATCAATATCGTGAAAGATTATATGCACGTGAAAAACGGCAAACGCTATTATGTGGTACATGGCGATATATTTGATAATGTTACCTCTAAAATGGTGTGGTTGGCCAAACTTGGCGATGTTGGCTATACATTATTGTTATGGCTTAACCGAATTTACAATAAAAATCGGGCTAAAAGAGGATTACCATATTTCTCACTTTCGCAGAGTATTAAGCAGAAAGTGAAATCCGCTGTCTCCTATATTTCCAATTATGAAAATGAGCTTGTTTCACTTGCAAGATCACGACATGCAGATGGTATTATTTGCGGACACATTCACCAACCAGCCGACAGAATGATCGATGGTATTCACTACCTGAACTCCGGTGATTGGGTGGAAAGTATGTCGGCACTGTTGGAACATGAAGATGGAACATGGGAGGTTTATATGCATACCGATGCCACCAAAGAGCAACCAAAACAAGCTATGGAAGTCATTGAATTTCCTGCCGGATCAAAGAATCCAATGAAAGTAGCTTTCTCAAATAATTTCTTTAATCCGTTTTTTTAA
- a CDS encoding glycosyltransferase family 87 protein gives MNVPAWLKKIISHPFFKSSKTHIFLWLLILPVLAMFKDGNNFMIFRGVFWHTIHKLPLYVAYPAEYDDLNHYGVFFSTIIAPFSLPPVWQGMFLWLVALSAILYFAVKKLPGANTLFIYWFCANELLTALYMQQFNIAIAACILFSFLFIEKEKDSWAAFFIMLGVFVKLYSIVGLAFFFFSKHKTKFIGSLLMWSVVFFVLPMLISSPSYVLGQYVDWLRVLSEKNDSNMFAIHQNVSLLGMIRKISGIATYSDSYIIAVGMVLFALPYLRIKQYANLSFRYFILASVLLFVVLFSTGSESSGYITPLIGVAIWYTAAPWKRGKWDLALLIFVFVITSLSPTDIFPHIIRKTLIKPYALKALPCTLVWLKLCYELCTRDFSARQLSSVSEAKVTLESTPFLARFLTGFIR, from the coding sequence ATGAATGTACCTGCTTGGTTGAAAAAAATTATCTCACATCCTTTTTTCAAAAGTTCAAAAACACATATCTTTTTGTGGCTACTGATTTTGCCAGTGCTTGCAATGTTCAAGGATGGGAATAATTTCATGATCTTTCGGGGAGTATTTTGGCATACTATTCATAAATTACCACTTTATGTAGCATATCCTGCCGAGTATGATGATTTAAATCATTATGGAGTTTTTTTTAGTACTATCATTGCGCCTTTTTCGCTACCGCCTGTTTGGCAGGGAATGTTCTTATGGCTTGTGGCATTGAGTGCAATTCTATATTTTGCAGTAAAAAAACTGCCTGGAGCAAATACTTTATTTATTTATTGGTTTTGTGCCAACGAGTTACTGACAGCTCTTTATATGCAACAATTCAACATTGCAATAGCAGCCTGTATACTGTTTTCGTTTCTGTTTATAGAAAAAGAAAAAGATAGTTGGGCAGCTTTTTTCATAATGTTGGGAGTATTTGTAAAACTGTATAGTATAGTTGGTTTGGCATTTTTCTTTTTTTCGAAACACAAAACCAAATTTATCGGTAGTTTGCTGATGTGGTCTGTTGTATTTTTTGTTTTGCCAATGCTGATCTCATCTCCGTCATACGTGTTGGGGCAATATGTGGACTGGCTTCGTGTGTTGTCTGAAAAAAACGACTCCAATATGTTTGCGATTCATCAAAACGTTTCGCTGTTGGGGATGATACGGAAAATATCAGGAATAGCTACTTACTCCGATTCTTATATTATTGCTGTTGGCATGGTGCTTTTTGCTCTTCCATATTTACGTATTAAGCAATATGCTAACCTCTCATTTCGGTATTTTATACTGGCATCAGTTTTGCTTTTTGTCGTTCTGTTCAGTACCGGTAGTGAGTCTAGTGGTTATATTACCCCTTTGATAGGAGTGGCTATCTGGTATACAGCTGCACCCTGGAAACGTGGTAAATGGGATTTGGCTCTTCTCATCTTTGTGTTTGTGATTACCAGCCTGTCACCGACAGATATTTTTCCCCACATTATACGGAAGACTTTGATAAAACCATATGCGCTGAAAGCTTTACCCTGTACGTTGGTGTGGCTTAAACTGTGCTATGAGCTTTGTACCCGCGATTTTTCGGCAAGGCAGTTAAGCTCTGTGAGTGAAGCGAAAGTAACTCTTGAATCTACACCGTTTTTAGCCAGATTTTTAACGGGATTTATTCGCTGA
- a CDS encoding MFS transporter, protein MNSIKFFYQNKKYFASAFLYSCFSLIFSTWVTYIPQVAEKLGISEGRIGKAIFFSALGAFVMIRICRHFVDKVGVGRYAFFALIAYIVAFYGPFLAGSYTALCVSLFLFGMAGSSFAISLNSLTATIEKQDKIYIMSRSHAFWSIGGMLGAATGSFFAVLLHNPILHISILVAIILIIHLRFKSFYYNRKGEVVEQEKRHKTNLKPLYAIAVIGLVTMVSEGAIADWSALYMKKIIFLDMQYVGLAYAAFSFAMMIGRFTGDSLSQKFGSWRLITYSILTGIVGFLLVLILNPIVSIFGFFVVGLGFSVVVPEVYRLASQVEGIQTADGVSFIAATSNIGFLVGPVMLGFVADFRSLHLSFILLTVFVSFAFFIAFTKNRRFKKYSLSEAE, encoded by the coding sequence ATGAATTCAATAAAATTTTTCTACCAAAACAAAAAATACTTTGCTTCTGCTTTTCTTTACTCCTGTTTTAGTCTGATTTTCAGCACATGGGTTACTTATATTCCACAAGTAGCCGAAAAGCTAGGAATTTCAGAAGGAAGAATAGGTAAAGCAATATTTTTTTCAGCTCTGGGTGCCTTTGTCATGATTCGTATCTGTAGGCATTTTGTTGATAAAGTAGGAGTAGGGCGATACGCATTTTTTGCATTGATTGCTTACATAGTTGCTTTTTACGGTCCCTTTCTTGCCGGAAGTTACACAGCTTTGTGCGTTAGTTTGTTTCTGTTCGGAATGGCAGGCTCATCTTTTGCTATATCGCTAAATTCATTAACTGCCACCATTGAAAAGCAAGATAAGATTTATATAATGTCAAGAAGCCATGCTTTTTGGAGTATCGGGGGCATGTTAGGTGCTGCTACAGGTAGTTTTTTTGCTGTCCTTTTGCACAATCCGATTTTGCATATATCCATTCTCGTTGCAATTATCCTGATTATTCATTTGAGATTCAAATCATTCTATTATAATCGTAAAGGCGAAGTTGTAGAGCAGGAAAAGCGACACAAGACTAACTTAAAACCATTATACGCAATAGCTGTTATCGGGCTTGTGACGATGGTCTCCGAAGGAGCAATTGCGGACTGGAGCGCTTTATATATGAAAAAAATTATCTTTCTGGACATGCAATATGTTGGCCTGGCATACGCAGCTTTTTCATTTGCAATGATGATTGGGCGTTTTACCGGTGATTCTTTAAGCCAGAAGTTCGGCTCCTGGAGATTGATAACATATTCAATTCTGACGGGAATAGTCGGATTTTTGCTCGTGTTAATTCTTAATCCGATTGTTTCCATTTTTGGTTTTTTTGTTGTAGGTCTTGGCTTCTCGGTGGTTGTGCCGGAAGTATACAGATTGGCCTCACAGGTGGAGGGAATACAGACTGCCGATGGGGTATCATTTATTGCAGCTACTTCTAATATTGGTTTTCTTGTTGGTCCCGTGATGTTAGGCTTTGTGGCTGATTTCAGGTCTCTGCATTTGAGCTTTATACTGCTTACAGTGTTTGTTAGTTTTGCTTTTTTTATTGCTTTTACTAAAAATCGCCGATTTAAAAAGTACTCGCTATCCGAAGCGGAGTAA